In the genome of Candidatus Lernaella stagnicola, one region contains:
- the recA gene encoding recombinase RecA → MTDKKVDDSELTKKAEKRRKMIQQAISQIEKQFGKGAIMRLGDGGPLVNVESVSTGSLGLDIALGVGGLPRGRVCEIYGPESSGKTTLALHVVAQVQKLGGVAAFIDAEHALDPLYARKLGVDVEDLLLSQPDTGEQALEITEVLVRSSAVDVIVIDSVAALTPRAEIEGEMGDTHVGLQARLMSQALRKLTAILSKSSTLLIFINQIRIKIGVMFGNPETTPGGNALKFYSSVRLDIRRISSIKVGQDVLGNRARVKVVKNKVAPPFRQAEFDIVFGKGISYSGELVDLGTNADVLEKSGAWYSYGETRIGHGRENAKAFFEANPDVAAEVHEKIMATAGGLEVLGREEPAEDAEE, encoded by the coding sequence ATGACCGACAAAAAAGTAGACGATAGCGAACTCACAAAGAAAGCGGAAAAGCGTCGGAAGATGATCCAGCAAGCCATCAGCCAGATCGAGAAACAGTTCGGCAAGGGCGCGATCATGCGCTTGGGCGACGGCGGGCCGCTCGTCAACGTCGAATCCGTGTCGACGGGCTCGCTGGGGCTGGACATCGCGCTGGGTGTCGGCGGTCTGCCGCGCGGGCGCGTGTGCGAGATTTACGGTCCGGAGTCGTCAGGCAAAACGACGCTGGCGTTGCATGTTGTGGCGCAAGTGCAAAAGCTCGGCGGCGTCGCGGCCTTTATCGACGCCGAGCACGCGCTGGACCCGCTTTACGCGCGCAAGCTCGGAGTGGACGTCGAGGATTTGCTTTTGTCGCAGCCCGACACGGGTGAGCAGGCGCTGGAGATCACCGAGGTGTTGGTGCGTTCCAGTGCGGTGGATGTGATCGTGATCGACTCCGTGGCGGCACTGACGCCGCGGGCCGAAATCGAAGGCGAAATGGGCGACACGCACGTCGGCTTGCAGGCGCGTTTAATGAGCCAGGCCTTGCGCAAGTTGACGGCGATCTTGAGCAAAAGCTCGACGCTGTTGATTTTCATCAACCAGATCCGCATTAAGATCGGCGTGATGTTCGGCAATCCGGAAACGACGCCGGGCGGCAACGCGTTGAAGTTCTACAGTTCGGTGCGCTTGGATATCCGCCGCATCAGTTCGATCAAGGTCGGGCAAGACGTCCTGGGCAATCGCGCGCGGGTAAAAGTCGTGAAAAACAAGGTCGCGCCGCCGTTCCGCCAAGCCGAATTCGACATCGTGTTCGGCAAAGGCATCAGTTATTCCGGCGAATTGGTCGACCTGGGCACAAACGCCGACGTGCTGGAAAAGTCCGGGGCGTGGTATAGTTACGGCGAGACGCGCATCGGTCACGGCAGGGAAAATGCCAAGGCGTTTTTCGAGGCCAATCCCGATGTCGCCGCTGAAGTGCACGAGAAAATCATGGCCACGGCCGGGGGCCTGGAGGTCCTGGGCCGCGAGGAACCAGCCGAAGACGCGGAGGAGTAA
- a CDS encoding decaprenyl-phosphate phosphoribosyltransferase, with translation MRPRQWVKNFMVFPALVFSGNVFDRTSLLVTCGGFVAFCLVSGAVYLINDLADVERDRKHPVKCKRPIPSGTLPADVAQRAVFWILGLAFGLALGLNVISTKVGFDFALVCLLYLALQIAYSKRLKHVVILDVMCIAIGFDLRVISGATLINAPTSFWVVVCTTLLALFLGFGKRRHELTLLAEDATSHRRILQEYNITFLDQMIAVVTASTVLAYSLYTTNQETITQFGENARYLPLTIPFVLYGIFRYLYLVHQKDSGGSPTKTLLTDPPILINIALWFATVVVVLYYV, from the coding sequence ATGCGCCCGCGCCAGTGGGTCAAGAATTTTATGGTGTTTCCAGCGCTCGTGTTTTCCGGCAACGTGTTCGACCGCACGAGCTTGCTGGTCACCTGCGGCGGATTCGTAGCGTTCTGCCTGGTATCCGGCGCGGTCTATCTGATCAACGACCTGGCCGATGTCGAGCGCGACCGCAAGCATCCGGTCAAGTGCAAGCGGCCGATCCCATCCGGGACGCTGCCGGCGGATGTGGCGCAGCGAGCCGTGTTTTGGATCTTAGGACTCGCCTTCGGCCTCGCACTCGGTCTAAACGTGATTTCCACCAAGGTCGGCTTTGATTTCGCGCTGGTCTGTCTTCTCTATCTGGCCCTGCAGATCGCCTATTCCAAGCGCCTGAAACACGTGGTGATCCTCGACGTCATGTGCATCGCCATCGGCTTTGACCTGCGCGTCATCTCCGGCGCGACGCTGATCAACGCGCCAACCAGCTTCTGGGTCGTCGTGTGTACGACTTTACTGGCCCTTTTCCTGGGCTTCGGCAAACGCCGGCACGAACTCACCCTGCTGGCCGAAGATGCCACCAGTCACCGCCGCATCCTGCAGGAATACAACATCACATTCCTCGACCAGATGATCGCCGTGGTGACCGCCTCGACCGTGCTCGCGTACAGCTTGTACACCACGAACCAGGAAACCATCACGCAATTCGGCGAGAACGCCCGCTATCTGCCGCTGACGATTCCCTTCGTCCTCTACGGCATCTTTCGCTACCTCTACTTAGTGCACCAAAAGGACAGCGGCGGCAGCCCCACGAAAACCTTGTTGACCGACCCGCCAATCCTCATCAACATCGCGCTGTGGTTTGCCACAGTCGTCGTCGTGCTTTACTACGTCTAA
- a CDS encoding peptidylprolyl isomerase, which yields MLKRSQWIISLLIAVAFALPLVACEQGQSTAGPANVQKSGKTIATVGDATITTTDFENILKRIPPFNRRRYADKKGKMELLDKLVEEELFYQEAVRRGKHKDAEFVERIEQIRRGILASMVKKDLYDEDIEVTESDMKQYFESNPDKFKTPETVKVRLILLRVKRNATAEEEAAAKKKADAALTKLKAGSSWEKVVEQYSEDRASKKKGGLLPKVRKGLRGKEFDDVAFTITKKGEISGVFRDKRGFNIIKFEEKTDATLKDFEEVKSTIERRLKQEKLKTKMETTMDQLRSKAAVKIDEDMLDGVQVDAGPDTGAGPAGMPGLPAMGGKKAKKE from the coding sequence ATGCTGAAACGTTCCCAATGGATTATTAGCCTACTGATTGCGGTGGCGTTCGCCTTGCCGCTCGTGGCTTGCGAGCAGGGCCAATCGACCGCCGGGCCCGCCAACGTTCAGAAATCGGGCAAGACCATTGCCACCGTCGGCGATGCGACGATTACCACGACCGATTTCGAAAACATCCTGAAGCGCATCCCGCCCTTCAATCGCCGGCGCTACGCCGACAAAAAGGGCAAAATGGAATTGCTCGACAAGCTGGTCGAGGAAGAATTGTTCTATCAGGAAGCCGTCCGGCGCGGTAAGCACAAGGACGCCGAATTCGTCGAGCGCATCGAGCAGATTCGCCGCGGCATTTTGGCCAGCATGGTCAAGAAAGACCTCTACGACGAAGACATCGAAGTCACCGAATCCGACATGAAACAGTACTTCGAAAGCAATCCCGACAAATTCAAGACGCCGGAAACGGTCAAGGTGCGCCTCATTCTGCTGCGCGTGAAACGCAACGCGACCGCCGAAGAGGAAGCGGCAGCCAAAAAGAAGGCCGACGCGGCACTCACCAAATTGAAAGCCGGATCCTCCTGGGAGAAGGTCGTCGAGCAATACTCCGAAGATCGCGCTTCGAAAAAGAAGGGCGGCCTGCTGCCGAAAGTCCGTAAGGGCCTGCGCGGCAAAGAATTCGACGACGTCGCCTTCACCATCACCAAAAAGGGTGAGATCAGTGGTGTGTTCCGCGACAAGCGCGGCTTCAACATCATCAAGTTCGAAGAAAAAACCGACGCCACGCTCAAAGACTTCGAAGAAGTCAAAAGCACCATCGAGCGCCGCCTGAAACAGGAAAAACTGAAGACCAAAATGGAAACGACCATGGATCAGCTTCGCTCGAAAGCGGCCGTCAAAATTGACGAGGACATGCTCGACGGCGTGCAGGTCGATGCCGGACCCGATACTGGCGCCGGCCCCGCCGGAATGCCCGGCCTGCCCGCCATGGGCGGCAAAAAAGCCAAAAAGGAATAA
- the mfd gene encoding transcription-repair coupling factor produces the protein MKELAGSRRYPPLDALIDAFRSGTPRLAAAGLARGSCALVLAALLREFDGPTLVLAADSKFAHQVREDLAFFLRADDGSETKRLMEYPAYDVAPFESISPHGSILSRRARSLEALAAGRRPIIVAPVEAVMNRIIARDVFLGGRQRVNVPDLYERDVLVGDLLAMGYRIVPLVEEVGEVAVRGDIIDIFAPAYEMPIRIEMFGDEVESVRLFDPTTQKSRAHLKNVVLHACSDVHLGEETADRFALRVKALADAQDIPKPRRDRLVDEVTHRIAFPGIEFFTPLLHERLDSLFTHFGGRGLVVTVEPAAVEARIDKFYDRVVARHTRAREAGKLSVEIQDLYLDRDELNASIAGLHRLAVGRDAYVEGGETVHFDVRTFESLRETILARANEPQMLAPLVDIIGVGRAGEARVVLVSRTIGGADRLERLLAEYPPPVAMRPEQSFAAALSGGQGLVKVPVLVGDLSAGFAIAGLELTVLTEEDIFGERRRAETYAKRRVEMLSSFADLRDGDFVVHTLHGVGIYRGLQPLEFAGLPGEFLHVEYAGGDRLYLPVDRLSSVQRYVGTGTVPKIDRLGGTQWLQTKRKARHAARLLAKDLLALYAERVSRRGFSFPPPDEMYREFEATFPYDETPDQARAITDVLADMLDERPADRLVCGDVGFGKTEIAMRAAFLAVLAGKQVAVLVPTTTLAFQHFMNFRARMAPFGVKVAMLSRFVDAAKQRVAIEALQAGGVDVVVGTHMLLGKRVQYKDLGLLVVDEEQHFGVAQKEKIKKVAKTVDVFTLTATPIPRTLHMSLTGIRDLSVINTAPEDRLSIRTFVTRWDDDTVREALERELARGGQAFFIHNRVKSLDSVAARVKQLVPRARIGVGHGQMDEKRLEKLMIDFSEGNFDILVCTTIVESGLDFPQANTIVIDRADALGLSQLYQLRGRVGRSKRRAYCYLLVPPTGAMTPEAHKRLAVLRTFTELGSGYKIAARDLEIRGAGDLLGAEQSGHISAVGFDMYTKLLEEETARLRGELVEERIECEVSIKVPSYLPEDYVSDVHLRLAMYKRIADAADNAEIEQLREELVDRFGRLPRAVENLLEIVSLRRWAEKLRIRKIEASGDHLAFEFDDTTPVTPAKLVQLVSANAQSLSMTPEGKLYQKTSGLSEDTVFEHLRRGLQRLSDYAS, from the coding sequence ATGAAAGAGCTGGCCGGGTCGCGACGATACCCGCCGCTCGACGCACTGATCGACGCCTTTCGGAGCGGCACGCCGCGTTTGGCGGCAGCCGGTCTCGCCCGGGGAAGTTGTGCCCTCGTGCTGGCCGCTCTGCTACGGGAGTTCGACGGGCCCACCCTGGTTCTGGCCGCCGATTCGAAATTCGCCCACCAAGTACGCGAAGATCTCGCCTTTTTCCTGCGCGCCGACGACGGCTCCGAAACCAAGCGATTGATGGAGTATCCCGCCTACGACGTGGCGCCCTTCGAGTCGATCAGCCCGCACGGCTCGATTCTCAGCCGCCGCGCCCGTTCGCTCGAAGCGCTGGCCGCCGGACGCCGGCCGATCATCGTGGCGCCGGTCGAAGCGGTGATGAATCGTATTATTGCGCGAGACGTGTTCTTGGGCGGACGCCAGCGCGTGAACGTGCCGGATTTGTATGAGCGCGACGTACTTGTCGGCGATCTGCTGGCGATGGGCTATCGCATCGTGCCGCTGGTGGAGGAAGTCGGCGAGGTCGCGGTGCGCGGCGACATCATCGATATTTTCGCGCCCGCCTACGAAATGCCGATTCGCATCGAGATGTTCGGCGACGAAGTGGAATCGGTCCGCCTCTTTGACCCCACGACCCAAAAAAGCCGGGCGCATCTGAAAAACGTCGTGCTGCACGCCTGCAGCGATGTCCACCTGGGCGAGGAAACCGCCGACCGTTTCGCGCTGCGCGTCAAGGCCTTGGCCGACGCGCAGGATATCCCGAAGCCGCGCCGCGACCGGTTGGTTGACGAAGTGACCCACCGAATCGCCTTTCCCGGTATCGAGTTTTTCACGCCCCTTTTGCACGAGCGTTTGGATTCACTTTTCACACATTTCGGCGGGCGTGGATTGGTCGTCACCGTCGAACCCGCGGCGGTGGAAGCCCGTATCGATAAATTTTACGACCGCGTCGTGGCGCGCCACACACGGGCGCGCGAAGCGGGCAAGTTGTCGGTTGAAATCCAGGACCTGTACCTCGACCGCGATGAACTCAACGCGTCGATTGCGGGCCTGCACCGCTTGGCAGTGGGTCGCGACGCCTATGTGGAAGGTGGCGAGACGGTTCATTTCGATGTGCGCACCTTTGAGAGCCTGCGCGAGACGATTCTCGCCCGGGCCAACGAGCCGCAAATGCTCGCGCCGCTGGTCGACATCATCGGAGTCGGCCGAGCCGGTGAGGCGCGGGTGGTTCTGGTAAGCCGCACGATCGGCGGCGCCGACCGCCTGGAACGCTTGCTGGCCGAATACCCCCCGCCGGTGGCGATGCGCCCGGAGCAATCCTTTGCCGCGGCGCTTTCCGGCGGCCAGGGGCTGGTGAAAGTGCCGGTACTGGTCGGCGATCTTTCGGCGGGCTTCGCCATTGCCGGCCTGGAATTGACGGTGCTGACCGAGGAGGACATTTTCGGCGAGCGGCGGCGGGCCGAGACCTACGCCAAGCGCCGCGTGGAGATGCTCAGTTCCTTCGCCGATCTTCGTGACGGCGACTTTGTCGTGCACACCCTGCACGGCGTGGGCATTTATCGCGGGCTCCAGCCGCTGGAATTCGCCGGTTTGCCGGGCGAGTTTCTGCACGTGGAATACGCCGGCGGCGACAGGTTGTACCTGCCGGTGGATCGTTTGAGTTCCGTGCAGCGCTACGTGGGCACCGGGACCGTGCCGAAGATCGACCGCCTCGGCGGCACGCAATGGCTTCAAACGAAACGGAAAGCGCGACATGCGGCGCGGCTGCTGGCCAAGGATTTGTTGGCGTTGTATGCCGAGCGTGTTTCGCGGCGCGGCTTCTCGTTTCCGCCGCCCGATGAGATGTACCGCGAATTCGAAGCGACCTTTCCCTACGACGAAACGCCCGATCAGGCCCGCGCCATCACCGACGTGCTGGCCGATATGCTCGACGAACGACCCGCGGACCGCCTGGTTTGCGGTGACGTGGGTTTCGGCAAGACCGAAATCGCCATGCGCGCCGCGTTTTTGGCCGTGCTGGCAGGCAAACAGGTCGCTGTGCTTGTGCCCACCACAACACTCGCCTTCCAACACTTCATGAATTTCCGCGCCAGGATGGCGCCGTTCGGCGTGAAGGTCGCAATGCTCAGCCGTTTTGTCGACGCGGCGAAACAGCGGGTAGCCATCGAGGCGCTCCAGGCAGGCGGCGTCGACGTGGTCGTCGGTACGCACATGCTGCTGGGCAAGCGCGTGCAGTACAAAGACCTGGGGCTGCTGGTGGTGGACGAGGAGCAGCATTTCGGCGTCGCCCAAAAGGAGAAAATCAAAAAAGTGGCCAAAACCGTGGACGTATTCACGCTCACGGCCACGCCCATCCCCCGCACATTGCACATGAGCTTGACGGGGATCCGCGACCTCTCGGTCATCAACACCGCGCCCGAGGATCGCCTGTCGATTCGCACCTTCGTCACCCGTTGGGACGACGACACCGTGCGCGAAGCCTTGGAACGCGAGCTCGCCCGCGGCGGGCAGGCGTTTTTCATCCACAATCGCGTCAAGAGCCTGGACTCGGTGGCCGCGCGGGTGAAGCAGTTGGTGCCGCGCGCACGGATCGGCGTTGGCCACGGTCAGATGGACGAAAAGCGGCTCGAAAAACTGATGATCGACTTCTCCGAGGGAAATTTCGACATCCTGGTGTGCACGACGATCGTGGAAAGCGGCCTGGATTTCCCGCAGGCCAACACGATTGTAATCGACCGCGCCGACGCACTGGGCCTCTCGCAGCTTTATCAACTGCGCGGCCGTGTCGGGCGATCCAAGCGCCGCGCCTATTGTTATCTGTTGGTACCGCCGACCGGCGCGATGACGCCTGAAGCGCACAAGCGACTGGCGGTGTTGCGCACCTTTACCGAGCTGGGCAGCGGATACAAAATCGCCGCGCGCGACCTGGAAATTCGCGGCGCCGGTGATTTGCTGGGCGCCGAGCAATCGGGGCACATCAGCGCGGTCGGCTTCGATATGTACACGAAGCTGCTGGAAGAGGAGACGGCGCGCCTGCGCGGCGAGTTGGTCGAGGAACGCATCGAATGCGAGGTGTCGATCAAGGTGCCGTCGTATCTCCCCGAGGATTATGTTTCCGACGTGCACTTGCGGCTGGCGATGTACAAGCGCATCGCCGACGCCGCCGACAACGCCGAAATCGAACAACTGCGCGAGGAATTGGTCGATCGTTTTGGTCGCTTGCCCCGCGCGGTGGAAAACTTGCTGGAGATTGTTTCGCTGCGACGCTGGGCGGAAAAATTGCGGATCCGGAAGATCGAGGCCAGCGGCGATCACCTCGCGTTCGAGTTCGACGACACCACGCCGGTGACGCCGGCCAAACTCGTGCAATTGGTCTCGGCCAATGCGCAATCATTATCGATGACTCCGGAAGGCAAGTTGTATCAAAAAACCTCAGGTTTATCGGAGGATACCGTCTTTGAGCATCTTCGCCGGGGCTTGCAACGCCTAAGTGACTATGCTAGTTAG
- a CDS encoding metallopeptidase TldD-related protein has product MRKSLLFLFSIVLLSSLAIAATMAADDPILAAMQAELARSQESLQLPDYVAPYYLAYRLQETRGFYVTGTCGALFDDGGGRTRQIAVEVRVGDYAFDNTSTRSEFDSFDPDLDTFNYMNYVDLPIEDETDAIRGQFWRLTDLRFKNALAMYLAKKARLVYREDPDKRLDDFSHEQPARHVDAPLEIGIDKDLWRDTVRRASLILLEYPELLDTEARLQAQWITRYLIDTEGSVVVTRVYHFAFIAGAAALAKDGMTLQHSYARYARSAAGMPKPEEVLDGVRQMARDLLDLRLAPVLEPYAGPAILDPTVAGVFFHEAIGHRLEGDRTRGIDEGKTFKGKIGQEILPTFLDLVDDPTLRRAAGRDLNGHYAFDDQGRPAQRVTLVEAGVLRDFLRSRTPIEGFDVSNGHGRASILYRPISRMSNLLVRSRKTMSTDKLKRELLKLARKANKPYGLWLRSGMGGETATDQFNFQAFANRPVMLYRVDARTGKEQLVRGVEVVGTPLLSVSKVIAAGDDIDVFNGYCGAESGYVPVSTVSPSLLVREIELQRTQDKPTKPPVLPPPYGVKK; this is encoded by the coding sequence ATGCGCAAAAGCCTGCTCTTTTTGTTTTCGATAGTGTTGCTGAGTTCGTTGGCCATCGCGGCCACGATGGCGGCGGATGATCCGATCCTGGCGGCCATGCAAGCCGAACTGGCACGGTCGCAGGAATCGCTGCAGCTACCGGACTACGTGGCGCCCTATTATTTGGCCTATCGCCTCCAAGAAACCCGCGGCTTTTACGTGACGGGAACGTGCGGGGCGCTTTTCGACGACGGCGGCGGTCGCACGCGGCAAATCGCCGTGGAAGTGAGGGTGGGCGATTACGCTTTCGACAACACCTCGACGCGCTCGGAATTCGACAGCTTCGATCCCGACCTGGACACCTTCAATTACATGAACTACGTCGACCTGCCCATCGAAGACGAAACCGACGCGATTCGCGGTCAGTTTTGGCGCCTGACCGACCTGCGATTCAAGAACGCGCTGGCCATGTACCTGGCGAAAAAGGCGCGGCTGGTCTACCGCGAAGACCCGGATAAGCGACTCGACGACTTCTCGCACGAACAACCCGCCCGGCATGTCGACGCGCCACTGGAGATCGGCATCGACAAAGACCTCTGGCGCGATACCGTGCGCCGCGCCAGTTTGATCCTATTGGAATATCCGGAACTACTGGACACCGAAGCGCGGCTGCAGGCGCAGTGGATCACCCGCTACCTGATCGACACCGAAGGCAGCGTCGTGGTGACGCGGGTATACCACTTCGCGTTCATCGCCGGCGCCGCCGCCTTGGCCAAGGACGGCATGACCCTGCAGCATTCCTATGCGCGTTACGCGCGTTCGGCCGCCGGCATGCCCAAACCCGAGGAAGTCCTGGACGGCGTGCGGCAAATGGCTCGCGATCTGCTCGACCTGCGCCTCGCGCCCGTGCTCGAACCCTACGCCGGCCCGGCGATTTTGGACCCGACGGTGGCGGGCGTTTTTTTCCATGAAGCCATCGGCCACCGCTTGGAAGGCGATCGCACGCGGGGTATCGACGAGGGAAAAACCTTCAAGGGCAAGATCGGGCAAGAGATCCTACCGACCTTTCTGGACCTGGTCGATGACCCCACGCTGCGGCGCGCCGCCGGCCGCGATCTTAACGGCCATTACGCCTTTGACGACCAAGGCAGACCGGCGCAGCGGGTTACGTTGGTCGAAGCGGGCGTGCTGCGCGACTTTCTACGCTCGCGCACGCCGATCGAGGGCTTCGACGTCAGCAACGGCCACGGCCGCGCCTCCATACTCTATCGGCCGATCAGCCGGATGAGTAATTTGCTCGTGCGGTCGCGGAAAACGATGTCCACCGACAAACTCAAGCGTGAGCTTCTCAAATTGGCGCGAAAGGCGAACAAGCCTTACGGCCTGTGGCTGCGTTCGGGGATGGGTGGCGAGACGGCGACCGACCAGTTCAACTTTCAAGCCTTCGCCAATCGCCCGGTGATGCTGTACCGCGTCGACGCCCGAACCGGCAAAGAACAACTCGTGCGCGGCGTCGAAGTGGTCGGCACGCCCCTGTTGTCGGTGAGCAAGGTCATCGCCGCCGGGGATGATATCGACGTGTTCAACGGCTACTGCGGGGCCGAGTCGGGGTACGTGCCGGTCAGCACGGTTTCGCCCAGCCTGCTGGTGCGGGAAATCGAATTGCAGCGCACGCAAGACAAGCCCACCAAGCCGCCGGTTCTTCCGCCGCCTTACGGTGTGAAGAAGTAA
- a CDS encoding type IV pilus twitching motility protein PilT, which produces MAVAGHLDINRLLSAAVTNNASDIHLKPGHVPVFRINGKLHDLNKHPRLSADEVARVAEMMLDERQVAVFKDRNEIDLAYSVPNIGRFRVNVFRQRGSIAIAMRTIPYHIRDFKDLNLPTVIDKICEERRGLVLVTGATGSGKSTSLAAMIDHINASRTEHIITVEDPIEFLIRDKKSIVSQREVGFDTNSFLNALRSALRQDPDVILVGEMRDYETIATALLAAETGHLVFSTLHTTDVMETIARVLAVFPAEQQNQVRFQLSTTLKAIMCQRLIPRADDSGRVPAVEVLVANARVRECIKEPKKTGDIPDVMMQSYTTYGMQSFDMSLLQLVTTKLISVQAALENASNPGDLRLRLQGVSGSDEASYDEYREGEEKKKKKKGGDDDEGGGGLNDLIERFSE; this is translated from the coding sequence ATGGCCGTCGCCGGACACTTGGATATCAACCGCCTGCTTTCCGCCGCGGTAACCAACAACGCCTCGGATATCCACCTCAAGCCCGGCCACGTGCCCGTGTTTCGTATCAACGGCAAGCTGCACGACCTGAACAAGCACCCGCGGCTGTCCGCCGACGAAGTGGCCCGCGTGGCCGAAATGATGCTCGATGAACGCCAAGTCGCGGTGTTTAAAGATCGTAACGAAATCGACTTGGCCTACAGTGTGCCGAATATCGGCCGGTTTCGCGTCAACGTGTTTCGGCAACGCGGCTCGATCGCCATCGCGATGCGCACGATTCCCTACCACATTCGCGATTTCAAAGACCTCAACCTGCCGACGGTTATCGACAAGATTTGCGAGGAACGACGCGGCTTGGTGCTCGTGACCGGCGCCACCGGCTCGGGAAAATCGACCTCGCTGGCCGCGATGATCGACCACATCAACGCCAGCCGCACCGAGCACATCATCACGGTGGAAGATCCGATCGAGTTTCTAATTCGCGATAAGAAGAGCATCGTCAGTCAACGCGAAGTCGGCTTCGATACCAACAGCTTCCTCAACGCTTTGCGCTCTGCCCTGCGGCAAGACCCCGACGTCATCCTCGTGGGCGAAATGCGCGATTACGAGACCATCGCCACGGCACTGCTGGCCGCCGAAACGGGCCACTTGGTTTTCTCGACGCTGCACACAACCGACGTGATGGAAACCATCGCCCGCGTCCTGGCGGTCTTCCCGGCCGAGCAGCAAAACCAGGTTCGGTTTCAGCTTTCCACAACACTCAAAGCCATCATGTGCCAACGCCTGATCCCGCGCGCCGACGACAGCGGCCGCGTGCCCGCCGTGGAAGTGCTCGTAGCCAACGCGCGCGTCCGGGAGTGCATCAAGGAGCCGAAAAAGACCGGCGACATTCCGGACGTCATGATGCAAAGCTACACGACCTACGGCATGCAGTCGTTCGATATGAGCCTGTTGCAGTTGGTTACGACCAAACTCATTTCCGTGCAAGCGGCGCTGGAAAACGCCTCGAACCCCGGCGATTTGCGGTTGCGCCTGCAGGGCGTTTCCGGTTCCGACGAAGCCTCCTACGACGAATACCGCGAAGGCGAAGAAAAAAAGAAAAAGAAGAAAGGCGGCGACGACGATGAAGGCGGCGGGGGCTTGAACGATTTGATCGAGCGCTTCTCGGAGTAA
- a CDS encoding class I SAM-dependent methyltransferase: MTDQVTTDPLYHDPEAYDIAYGWNSLPETRALVGAAEHLLRRPVRRALEVGCGSGRVLRDLVDLGVDAVGLDHNPRLLDYAQRRLDETERDALLIRGDMRAFRLAKPVDLVLAPINGIGYLTDPGDTDRHLDAVARNLRPGGVYIVEICFGPVEPELIGRRKPWTFTRGRTQVTADFILREVDQERGWGMFEASLRVRRGGESTEIVVRHTLRIWDQPQFYAAIERSPLRLAELRRRDETLTPIDAAAPLTFADDNVFVVLQRPRYFFTP, encoded by the coding sequence ATGACAGATCAGGTCACGACCGATCCTCTCTACCACGACCCCGAGGCCTACGATATCGCCTACGGCTGGAACTCCCTGCCCGAAACGCGGGCGTTGGTCGGCGCGGCGGAACACTTGCTTCGCCGGCCGGTGCGCCGTGCGCTGGAAGTGGGGTGCGGCAGCGGGCGGGTACTGCGCGACCTGGTCGATCTGGGCGTGGATGCCGTCGGTCTCGATCACAACCCGCGACTGCTCGACTACGCCCAACGCCGGCTGGATGAAACCGAGCGCGACGCACTGCTCATACGGGGCGACATGCGCGCGTTTCGCTTGGCCAAGCCGGTCGACCTCGTGCTCGCGCCAATCAACGGGATCGGCTATTTGACTGATCCCGGCGACACGGACCGCCACCTGGACGCCGTGGCGCGCAACTTGCGGCCCGGCGGCGTGTATATCGTCGAAATATGTTTCGGACCGGTCGAGCCCGAACTCATCGGTCGCCGCAAACCCTGGACCTTCACGCGCGGGCGCACGCAGGTCACGGCGGATTTCATCTTGCGCGAGGTCGACCAAGAGCGCGGCTGGGGCATGTTTGAAGCTTCGCTACGCGTGCGACGGGGCGGTGAGAGTACCGAAATCGTCGTCCGCCATACGCTGCGGATATGGGACCAACCGCAGTTTTACGCAGCCATCGAACGTAGCCCCTTGCGGCTTGCCGAACTACGCCGTCGCGACGAAACGCTTACACCAATCGACGCCGCCGCGCCGCTCACCTTCGCCGACGATAACGTTTTCGTCGTGCTGCAACGCCCGCGTTACTTCTTCACACCGTAA